One genomic window of Onychomys torridus chromosome 19, mOncTor1.1, whole genome shotgun sequence includes the following:
- the Gja1 gene encoding LOW QUALITY PROTEIN: gap junction alpha-1 protein (The sequence of the model RefSeq protein was modified relative to this genomic sequence to represent the inferred CDS: inserted 3 bases in 2 codons), producing the protein MGDWSALGKLLDKVQAYSTAGGKVWLSVLFIFRILLLGTAVESAWGDEQSAFRCNTQQPGCENVCYDKSFPISHVRFWVLQIIFVSVPTLLYLAHVFYVMRKEEKLNKKEEELKVAQTDGANVDMHLKQIEIKKFKYGIEEHGKVKMRGGLLRTYIISILFKSVFEVAFLLIQWYIYGFSLSAVYTCKRDPCPHQVDCFLSRPTEKTIFIIFMLVVSLVSLALNIIELFYVFFKGVKDRVKGRSDPYHATTGPLSPSKDCGSPKYAYFNGCSSPTAPLSPMSPPGYKLVTGDRNNSSCRNYNKQASEQNWANYSAEQNRMGQAGSTISNSHAQPFDFPDDNQNAKKMAAGHELQPLAIVDQRPSSRASSRASSRPRPDDLEXLDRGLSIKDATRLWRRKRXVLTESIPGVFILLFPWRWYSTTSVMRRRKQRHYNT; encoded by the exons ATGGGTGACTGGAGCGCCTTAGGGAAGCTTCTGGACAAGGTCCAAGCCTACTCCacggctggggggaaggtgtggcTGTCTGTGCTCTTCATTTTCAGAATCCTGCTGCTGGGGACCGCGGTTGAGTCAGCGTGGGGTGACGAGCAGTCGGCCTTCCGCTGTAACACTCAACAACCGGGTTGTGAAAATGTCTGTTACGACAAGTCGTTCCCCATCTCTCACGTGCGCTTCTGGGTCCTTCAGATCATATTCGTGTCCGTGCCCACGCTCCTGTATTTGGCTCACGTGTTCTACGTgatgagaaaggaggagaaactgaacaagaaagaggaggagctCAAAGTGGCCCAGACGGACGGCGCCAATGTGGATATGCACCTGAAGCAGATTGAAATCAAGAAGTTCAAGTACGGGATCGAAGAGCACGGCAAGGTGAAGATGAGGGGCGGCCTGCTGAGAACCTACATCATCAGCATCCTCTTCAAGTCCGTCTTCGAGGTGGCCTTCCTCCTGATCCAGTGGTACATCTATGGGTTCAGCCTGAGTGCCGTCTACACCTGCAAAAGAGACCCCTGCCCCCATCAGGTGGACTGCTTCCTCTCGCGTCCCACGGAGAAAAccatcttcatcatcttcatgctggtggtgtccttggtGTCCCTCGCCCTGAATATCATCGAACTCTTCTACGTCTTCTTCAAGGGCGTCAAGGATCGCGTGAAGGGCAGGAGCGATCCTTACCACGCCACCACCGGCCCACTGAGCCCCTCCAAAGACTGCGGCTCTCCCAAATACGCGTACTTCAATGGCTGCTCCTCACCTACAGCTCCACTCTCGCCTATGTCTCCTCCTGGGTACAAGCTCGTTACTGGTGATAGGAACAACTCCTCGTGCCGCAATTACAACAAGCAAGCTAGTGAGCAAAATTGGGCCAATTACAGTGCAGAGCAAAACCGGATGGGGCAGGCCGGAAGCACCATCTCCAACTCCCACGCGCAGCCTTTTGATTTCCCCGATGACAACCAGAACGCCAAAAAAATGGCCGCTGGACACGAACTCCAGCCATTAGCCATTGTGGACCAGCGACCCtccagcagagccagcagccGCGCCAGCAGCAGACCGCGGCCTGATGACCTGG ATCTAGATAGAGGCTTGAGCATCAAAGATGCCACTCGATTGTGGAGGAGAAAAAG GGTGCTTACAGAAAGTATACCTGGGGTGTTCATTTTGTTGTTCCCATGGAGGTGGTACTCAACAACCTCAGTTATGAGGCgtagaaaacaaagacattacAATACCTAG